The Usitatibacter rugosus genome segment CGCCGTCAGCGTCGATCCGCTCGAGTCCCACAACGGCTGGGTGGGCGACATCAACGAGACGCAGAACACGAAGGTGAACTTCCCGATCCTCGCCGACCCGGACAAGAAGGTCGCGAACCTCTACGACATGATCCACCCGAACGCGAACGACACGCTCACCGTGCGCTCGCTCTTCGTGATCGACCCGAAGAAGAAGGTGCGCCTCACCATCACCTACCCCGCCAGCACCGGCCGCAACTTCGACGAGGTGCTGCGCGTGATCGATTCGCTGCAGCTCACCGACAAGCACTCGGTCGCGACGCCCGCCAACTGGAAGCAGGGCGACGACGTGATCATCGTCCCGTCGCTGCAGGACCCGGAGCTGATCAAGCAGAAATTCCCGAAGGGCTTCAAGGCGGTGAAGCCGTACCTGCGCATCACGCCGCAGCCCGACAAGTGAATTTCCAGCAGCTGCGCTCGGTACGCGAGGCGATCCGCCGCGACTTCAGCCTGACCGAAGTCGCGAACGCGCTCTTCACCTCGCAGCCGGGTGTCAGCCGCCAGATCCGCGAGCTGGAGGAAGAACTGGGCGTGGAGATCTTCGAGCGCAGCGGCAAGCGCCTCGTGGGCCTCACCGCGCCCGGCACCGAGATCCTGCGCATCGTCGAGCGGCTGCTGCTCGAAGCGGACAACCTCAAGCGAGCCGGGCACGAGTTCTCCACCATCGGCGAAGGGCGGCTGCTCGTCGCGACCACGCATACGCAGGCGCGCTACGCCTTGCCGCCGGTGATCGCGCAATTCCGCCGTGAGTACCCGCAGGTGAAGTTGCGCCTGCACCAGAGCGCGCCCGAGCACATCGTGGCGATGCTCGAAGCGGGCGAGGCGGACATCGGCATCGCCACCGAATCGCTGGCCAGCCGCACGGGCCTCGCCGCCCTGCCCGCCTATCGCTGGCACCACGCCGTCATCGCACGACGCGACCACCCGATCGCCTCGGCAGGCCCGCTCACGTTGGCGGAGATCGCACGCTATCCCCTCGTCACTTACGACCCGGGCTACACGGGGCGCTCGCGCATCGACGAGGCGTTCGAGAGCGCGGGGCTCGTTCCCGACTTCACGCTCACCGCACTTGATGCGGACGTGATCAAGACGTATGTCGAGCAAGGGCTGGGCGTGGGGATCGTCGCCTCGATGGCGGTCGATCCGCAACGCGACACGGCACTGGCCGCGCTCGACGCGAGCCACCTCTTCGCGGCCAACACCACGCGCATCGCGGTCCGCCGCGGCGCCTACCTGCGCAGCTACACCT includes the following:
- a CDS encoding peroxiredoxin, with amino-acid sequence MSIRLGDIAPDFTQQSTAGEIKFHEWLGDSWGVLFSHPKDFTPVCTTELGATAKLAEEFKKRNVKAIAVSVDPLESHNGWVGDINETQNTKVNFPILADPDKKVANLYDMIHPNANDTLTVRSLFVIDPKKKVRLTITYPASTGRNFDEVLRVIDSLQLTDKHSVATPANWKQGDDVIIVPSLQDPELIKQKFPKGFKAVKPYLRITPQPDK
- a CDS encoding CysB family HTH-type transcriptional regulator, producing MNFQQLRSVREAIRRDFSLTEVANALFTSQPGVSRQIRELEEELGVEIFERSGKRLVGLTAPGTEILRIVERLLLEADNLKRAGHEFSTIGEGRLLVATTHTQARYALPPVIAQFRREYPQVKLRLHQSAPEHIVAMLEAGEADIGIATESLASRTGLAALPAYRWHHAVIARRDHPIASAGPLTLAEIARYPLVTYDPGYTGRSRIDEAFESAGLVPDFTLTALDADVIKTYVEQGLGVGIVASMAVDPQRDTALAALDASHLFAANTTRIAVRRGAYLRSYTYRFIELLAPHLDQSVVTDAMDGIVPSDEDLLADERAAAAGAFANAESFVRAGAVSA